The proteins below are encoded in one region of Clostridium fermenticellae:
- a CDS encoding HsdM family class I SAM-dependent methyltransferase yields the protein MQDDLKISVGSRVELVTGMIMAALGVEGKVAPLEIADLKGETGARTNDGHVIINKIDSFLAERNLPQEKKDMIINDLSRVFIYSDLWQTVNGESKLKTVYTSVKNDIMPIFTSAKHLDFTGRLFNVLNAWVDIPDSDKNDVVLTPRYITDLMAKIAQVNKDSYVWDYAVGSAGFLISSMKLMIKDAEERIKSPKELSKKIANIKYQQLLGIEKRSDIYLLAVLNMILMGDGSSNIIHKDSLTEYSGNYEQGVLNGQVYPANVFLLNPPYSAQGKGFIFVEKALNRMSNGKAVILIQENAGSGSGLPYTKRILKHNTLLASIHLADIFRGKAGVQVAIYVFNIGTPHDIHQMVKFIDFSNDGYTRQNRKKSSQETNLKNTDNAIERYEELVNIVLYGKSYLHYFTEDEYIEDTITLNGDDWTFKQHQIIETIPTEDDLRNTVKEYLSWKVSMIIRGNMND from the coding sequence ATGCAGGACGATCTAAAAATTTCTGTTGGTTCAAGGGTAGAGCTTGTAACTGGTATGATTATGGCTGCTCTTGGTGTAGAAGGAAAAGTTGCACCGCTAGAAATTGCAGACCTTAAAGGTGAAACCGGCGCAAGAACTAATGATGGTCATGTAATAATCAACAAAATAGATTCTTTCTTAGCAGAACGTAACCTTCCGCAAGAAAAGAAAGATATGATTATTAACGACCTTTCACGTGTATTTATATACTCTGATTTATGGCAAACCGTTAATGGAGAAAGCAAATTAAAAACTGTCTATACAAGCGTTAAAAATGATATTATGCCTATTTTTACATCAGCAAAGCATTTGGATTTTACTGGCAGATTGTTCAATGTATTAAATGCATGGGTTGATATTCCAGATAGTGATAAAAATGATGTGGTATTAACTCCACGTTATATTACTGATCTTATGGCAAAGATTGCGCAAGTCAACAAGGATAGTTATGTATGGGATTATGCAGTTGGTTCTGCTGGCTTCTTAATATCTTCTATGAAGCTAATGATTAAGGATGCAGAGGAACGTATAAAAAGCCCAAAAGAACTAAGTAAAAAAATAGCGAATATTAAGTATCAACAGCTTTTAGGTATTGAAAAGCGGTCTGATATTTATTTGTTAGCAGTCTTAAATATGATCCTTATGGGAGATGGTTCTTCTAACATCATCCACAAGGATAGCTTGACCGAATATAGCGGTAATTATGAACAAGGTGTATTGAATGGTCAAGTATATCCAGCTAATGTATTTTTACTAAATCCACCTTATTCTGCACAAGGTAAAGGCTTTATTTTTGTAGAAAAAGCATTAAATCGCATGTCAAATGGCAAAGCTGTTATCTTAATACAAGAAAATGCAGGTAGCGGAAGTGGTTTACCATATACTAAGAGAATACTTAAACATAATACCCTTCTTGCAAGTATCCACCTGGCAGATATTTTTAGAGGAAAAGCAGGTGTTCAGGTTGCCATATACGTTTTTAATATTGGAACTCCGCATGATATTCATCAAATGGTAAAATTTATTGATTTTTCTAATGATGGATACACCAGACAAAACAGAAAAAAGTCAAGTCAAGAAACCAATTTAAAAAACACAGATAATGCAATTGAAAGATACGAAGAACTTGTTAATATTGTACTTTATGGAAAATCTTATCTTCATTACTTTACTGAGGATGAATATATAGAAGATACTATTACATTAAATGGAGATGATTGGACTTTTAAACAACATCAAATAATTGAAACCATACCTACTGAAGATGATTTGAGGAATACTGTCAAAGAATATCTTAGTTGGAAAGTTTCTATGATAATTAGAGGTAATATGAATGATTAA
- a CDS encoding helix-turn-helix transcriptional regulator, whose product MEVKIARIKKGLTQLELCKIVKTSPKKLVEIERGNYGNVTKALMEKIAKALDTTVQKLFFND is encoded by the coding sequence ATGGAAGTTAAAATTGCAAGAATAAAAAAAGGATTAACTCAACTAGAACTTTGTAAAATAGTTAAAACTTCTCCCAAAAAGCTAGTTGAGATTGAAAGAGGAAATTATGGAAATGTAACAAAGGCTTTAATGGAGAAGATAGCAAAAGCACTTGATACAACAGTGCAGAAATTATTTTTTAATGACTAA
- a CDS encoding restriction endonuclease subunit S gives MIKFKKFKIEEVLQWQSQKEIDPLKINELTIKSDIKYPFYGQSTIDNGIISYLSLTESVLNNKLGKPTILIHSNNQNIVYLETPFYLKDGHGATSVLQSDNLNEKIALYIITCIKKVITKKFAYNEKATKSALKNTYIKLPVNNNNEIDYIYMENCIRKLEEKYIREFSVYLTASKLDNYKLSNKELELLTKKIVTKEYKLEKLFKAETGNVDLQQKDIDGKGEYFINSGIQNYGIKGKTTRKAKIFSDNTITIDFFGNAYYRPFKYKMATHNHVFSLSGDIIKNEKVGLYLVSQMSYFKQMFSYSNMATWNKIKGLSISLPVNSNGNINFDYMEEYINILEKLTIKDVVEWKNKIVTATKKCC, from the coding sequence ATGATTAAATTCAAGAAATTTAAAATTGAAGAAGTTTTGCAATGGCAATCACAAAAAGAAATTGACCCTCTTAAAATAAATGAGCTAACAATCAAAAGTGATATTAAATATCCATTTTATGGGCAATCAACGATAGACAATGGTATTATTTCATATCTTAGCTTAACAGAAAGTGTATTAAACAATAAACTAGGTAAACCAACAATATTGATACATTCAAATAACCAAAACATAGTGTATTTAGAAACTCCATTTTATTTAAAAGATGGTCATGGAGCAACAAGTGTTTTACAATCTGACAATTTAAATGAAAAAATTGCTTTGTATATTATCACGTGTATCAAGAAAGTAATCACAAAGAAATTTGCTTACAATGAAAAAGCCACAAAAAGTGCTCTTAAAAACACTTATATTAAATTGCCAGTAAATAATAATAATGAAATTGATTATATTTACATGGAAAACTGTATACGCAAACTTGAAGAAAAATATATACGCGAATTTTCAGTCTATCTAACAGCAAGCAAATTGGACAATTATAAATTATCTAATAAGGAATTGGAATTGCTCACTAAGAAAATTGTAACGAAGGAGTATAAACTGGAAAAATTATTTAAAGCAGAAACTGGGAATGTTGATTTACAACAGAAAGATATAGATGGAAAAGGGGAGTATTTTATAAATTCTGGTATACAAAATTATGGTATTAAAGGCAAAACAACTCGTAAAGCCAAAATTTTTTCCGATAATACAATTACCATTGATTTTTTCGGTAATGCATATTATAGACCATTTAAGTATAAAATGGCTACACATAATCATGTATTTTCATTGTCTGGAGATATAATTAAAAATGAAAAAGTTGGATTATATTTAGTTTCTCAAATGTCATATTTTAAGCAAATGTTTTCATATAGTAATATGGCAACATGGAATAAAATAAAAGGTTTATCAATTAGTCTTCCTGTCAATAGCAACGGAAATATAAATTTTGATTACATGGAAGAATACATTAACATTTTAGAAAAACTTACAATTAAAGATGTTGTAGAATGGAAGAACAAAATAGTTACAGCAACTAAAAAATGTTGTTAA
- a CDS encoding ImmA/IrrE family metallo-endopeptidase, translating into MIFEELIKQLGGKIVHDNSIQSFIDDFDAKIVKANYDDEEQFIVTIADFKHMNRKRFSMAHELGHLFLHMNFLKKDYWCNNLDAVGSERYRYGHSMEEKEADEFAAAFLMPKNQFKCIAKENDYNIEKIAKIFGVSRQAATIRANNLKLI; encoded by the coding sequence TTGATATTTGAAGAATTAATCAAACAGTTAGGTGGAAAGATAGTTCATGATAATTCTATACAAAGCTTTATTGATGATTTCGATGCTAAGATAGTTAAAGCTAATTATGATGACGAAGAGCAGTTTATTGTAACAATAGCGGATTTTAAGCATATGAATAGAAAGAGATTTTCAATGGCACATGAACTAGGACATTTATTTTTGCACATGAATTTTTTGAAAAAAGATTATTGGTGTAATAATTTGGATGCTGTTGGTTCTGAACGTTATAGATATGGGCATAGTATGGAAGAAAAAGAAGCAGATGAGTTTGCCGCTGCGTTTTTGATGCCGAAGAATCAATTTAAGTGTATTGCAAAGGAAAATGATTATAATATTGAAAAAATAGCTAAAATTTTTGGAGTTTCCAGGCAAGCAGCCACTATTAGGGCTAATAATTTGAAATTGATTTAG
- a CDS encoding VRR-NUC domain-containing protein, with product MAKSIEEQIEDWGKKQLSETKYYTKTENINPEIENALKNAPSKSGGKGTNYPDIKLFIETKTMRKIPVMIEVKGTKGSFIKTNDIGEIYNKKKDGTPNFTNINKYAVNGAIHYANAIIENTTSYKEVIAIGLNGYDEPTGRIIELDVYYVSLDNYCIPKKIGAYTDLSFLLPKNIDSFIEEVDKSSLTEEEVEAKAKEFENEIEIKLKN from the coding sequence ATGGCAAAAAGCATAGAAGAACAAATTGAAGATTGGGGCAAGAAGCAACTGAGCGAAACAAAGTACTACACCAAAACAGAAAATATCAACCCTGAAATAGAAAATGCCCTAAAAAATGCACCTTCTAAAAGTGGCGGTAAAGGTACAAATTATCCAGATATTAAATTATTTATCGAAACAAAGACCATGCGTAAGATTCCGGTAATGATCGAAGTAAAAGGCACTAAGGGATCATTTATTAAAACAAATGATATCGGAGAAATATACAATAAGAAGAAAGACGGAACACCGAATTTTACCAATATAAATAAGTATGCTGTCAATGGTGCTATTCATTATGCAAATGCAATAATAGAGAATACAACCAGTTATAAGGAAGTAATTGCAATAGGTTTGAATGGCTATGATGAACCAACCGGAAGAATTATTGAGCTGGATGTTTATTATGTATCATTAGACAATTACTGTATCCCCAAGAAAATAGGTGCTTATACGGATTTATCTTTCCTTCTTCCTAAAAACATTGATAGTTTCATAGAAGAAGTAGATAAGTCAAGCCTTACTGAAGAAGAAGTCGAAGCAAAGGCAAAAGAATTTGAAAATGAAATTGAGATCAAACTGAAAAATTAA
- a CDS encoding tyrosine-type recombinase/integrase yields MAKTIYKKKVKNGKEYYFYRLRHKNLLKPKDIYGSSVKELESKIKTITKELDYGVNNKELFGNFLCDWLFDVHCVDIKPSTKERYEGIYRNYIKNSEISKIKLKDINSKDIQNYYNKLIKKGKSVNCIKNLHKLIAPAIRYAYDNNMIIKDFSHAIVIPKDSEEKKLNKVNDVKPFSLEEQERFVEAIKGHDLEVLFLTALNSGLRQGELLALTWDDIDFDNDTIRVNKTVKYTCDVSKEGRKNCHIVLQTPKSENSNRIVSIPSFLTKRLQQYELHQKELKLKMANLYENNSLVFCNMYGKYLDSSNIRKRFKRILSNIGLQDRKFHDLRHTFATRLFELGEEPKTVQELLGHSNVATTLDIYTHVLEGMKKKAASKLNDLYKFMGAK; encoded by the coding sequence ATGGCCAAAACAATCTATAAGAAAAAAGTTAAAAACGGTAAAGAATATTACTTCTATAGATTAAGACATAAAAACCTTTTGAAACCTAAAGATATATATGGCAGCAGTGTCAAAGAACTTGAATCCAAAATAAAAACTATTACTAAAGAGCTTGACTATGGTGTAAATAATAAAGAATTATTTGGAAATTTTTTATGTGACTGGCTCTTTGATGTTCATTGTGTGGATATTAAGCCATCTACTAAAGAAAGATATGAAGGAATTTACAGAAACTATATTAAAAATAGTGAAATATCAAAGATCAAATTAAAAGACATTAACTCTAAGGATATACAAAACTATTATAATAAATTAATTAAAAAAGGTAAGTCCGTAAATTGTATAAAAAACCTACACAAATTAATAGCTCCTGCTATTAGATATGCTTATGATAACAACATGATTATAAAAGATTTTTCCCACGCAATAGTAATTCCTAAAGATAGTGAAGAAAAAAAATTAAATAAAGTTAATGATGTAAAGCCATTCAGTTTGGAAGAACAAGAAAGATTTGTAGAAGCTATTAAAGGACATGACCTGGAAGTATTATTTTTAACTGCTCTTAATTCAGGACTAAGACAGGGTGAACTATTGGCTTTAACATGGGATGATATTGACTTTGATAATGATACTATACGTGTAAATAAAACAGTAAAATATACATGTGATGTTAGTAAGGAAGGTCGTAAAAACTGCCATATAGTACTACAAACACCTAAAAGTGAAAACAGCAACAGAATAGTATCTATACCCTCATTTTTAACTAAAAGGCTACAGCAATATGAACTTCACCAAAAAGAATTAAAGTTAAAAATGGCTAATTTATATGAAAATAACAGTTTAGTTTTCTGTAATATGTACGGTAAATATTTAGACAGTAGTAATATACGTAAAAGATTTAAGAGAATACTTAGTAATATTGGATTGCAAGATAGGAAATTTCATGATCTAAGACATACTTTTGCTACTAGATTATTTGAATTAGGTGAAGAACCTAAAACAGTACAGGAGTTACTTGGTCATAGCAATGTAGCTACTACTCTTGATATATATACTCATGTATTGGAAGGCATGAAGAAAAAGGCAGCATCCAAATTAAATGATTTATATAAATTTATGGGGGCAAAATAA
- a CDS encoding helix-turn-helix domain-containing protein — translation MEIGSKIKKIRESKGLTQKQLAEKIGVTPVTITRYENDNRKPDFDTLEKIADYFNVSIDYLLGRTDSKEIISNPKKDTSVEKISESLSDDPELANFWNTLKEREDLKLLFKQTKDMVPNDIKKIVRIIKAIEDEEDKNDG, via the coding sequence ATGGAAATTGGTTCTAAAATAAAAAAGATAAGAGAATCTAAAGGATTAACACAAAAACAATTAGCCGAGAAAATTGGAGTTACTCCAGTAACTATAACTAGATATGAAAATGACAATAGAAAACCAGATTTTGATACATTAGAAAAAATAGCCGATTATTTTAATGTGTCTATAGATTATTTACTTGGAAGAACAGACAGCAAAGAAATTATTTCTAATCCTAAAAAAGATACTTCAGTTGAGAAAATATCAGAATCATTAAGTGATGATCCAGAACTAGCTAACTTCTGGAATACATTAAAAGAAAGAGAAGATTTAAAACTACTTTTCAAACAAACAAAAGACATGGTTCCTAATGATATAAAGAAAATAGTTAGAATTATAAAAGCTATTGAAGATGAAGAAGACAAAAACGATGGCTAA
- the dnaB gene encoding replicative DNA helicase yields the protein MKLYNIQAERDLLGSIIIKPDNLCDCVDLLKGDDFFKDGHKLIYSAITRLYTSNKDVNVTTIAEALNSKLNIVGGITYISQLAGQTLQVESIKSYAEIIKKYSNARKLFAVLKKDTTRIEKTDADIKSIVRELQDLSLEFESKINADNGELDKPMANVLDSLEKRYLNGGAIQGIGTGYKKLDKTLNGLNRSDFIVISARPSMGKTAFAINMALNISKQHNISFFSLEMSKEQLLERALAAKALIKMNNIKSGKLTDEEWTSISQKSGLIVSSGLKIYDKVYSLNGIKAECKKRKLQEGLDVVIIDYLTLIDGAEKSNNRVQEVSKISRQLKLMAKELNIVVISLAQLSRAPEARNDHRPMLSDLRESGSIEQDADIVISLYRDEYYNLNTNDKGIIEAIIEKQRNGRTGFVKLAWKPEYQLITDKSPYVEDGTYSPDIFKNKGVQTSMN from the coding sequence ATGAAACTTTATAATATACAAGCTGAAAGAGATCTATTAGGATCTATAATTATTAAACCAGATAACTTATGTGATTGTGTAGATTTATTAAAAGGTGATGATTTTTTTAAAGATGGTCATAAATTGATATATTCCGCTATCACAAGGTTATATACGAGTAACAAAGATGTTAACGTAACTACTATTGCAGAGGCTTTAAATTCAAAGTTGAACATAGTTGGAGGAATAACATATATTTCACAACTTGCAGGTCAGACACTTCAGGTTGAAAGTATAAAATCATATGCTGAGATAATAAAAAAGTATTCCAATGCCAGAAAATTATTTGCAGTGTTAAAAAAAGATACAACAAGAATAGAGAAAACAGATGCAGATATAAAAAGCATAGTAAGAGAATTGCAGGATCTAAGTTTAGAGTTTGAAAGCAAGATCAATGCAGATAATGGAGAATTAGATAAGCCTATGGCAAATGTGTTGGACAGTCTTGAAAAAAGATATTTAAATGGTGGAGCCATACAAGGCATAGGAACAGGGTACAAGAAGTTAGATAAAACACTTAATGGATTAAATAGAAGTGATTTTATAGTTATATCTGCTAGGCCGTCAATGGGTAAAACAGCCTTTGCAATAAACATGGCTTTAAATATATCCAAACAACATAATATAAGCTTTTTTTCTTTAGAAATGTCAAAAGAACAACTGTTGGAAAGAGCGTTGGCCGCTAAAGCTTTAATTAAAATGAATAATATTAAATCTGGTAAGTTAACAGATGAAGAATGGACTAGTATAAGCCAGAAAAGTGGGTTGATAGTAAGTTCTGGTTTAAAGATATATGACAAAGTGTATTCTCTAAATGGTATAAAAGCTGAATGCAAAAAAAGAAAATTACAAGAAGGACTCGATGTTGTTATAATAGATTACTTAACTCTTATTGATGGAGCTGAAAAATCAAATAATAGAGTTCAGGAGGTAAGTAAAATATCCAGGCAGCTAAAATTAATGGCTAAGGAATTAAATATCGTGGTAATATCATTAGCACAATTAAGTCGAGCACCAGAGGCAAGAAACGACCATAGGCCTATGCTTTCAGATTTAAGAGAATCTGGTTCAATAGAACAAGATGCAGACATAGTCATTTCTCTTTATAGGGACGAGTATTACAATCTAAATACCAATGATAAAGGTATTATAGAAGCTATAATTGAAAAGCAGCGAAATGGTAGAACTGGATTTGTTAAACTAGCGTGGAAACCAGAATATCAATTAATCACAGATAAATCTCCATATGTTGAAGATGGAACCTATAGCCCTGATATATTTAAAAATAAGGGAGTCCAAACAAGTATGAATTAA
- a CDS encoding helix-turn-helix domain-containing protein, protein MEENIKAKSYESKETILVSPTEAMRILGVGRNRMYCDLLKRDDFPAFKINSKYFVNRLKLQEWADKMCGK, encoded by the coding sequence ATGGAAGAAAATATCAAAGCTAAAAGTTATGAAAGTAAAGAAACTATACTGGTAAGTCCTACAGAGGCAATGAGAATTTTAGGAGTAGGCAGAAATAGGATGTATTGTGATTTACTAAAAAGAGACGATTTTCCGGCATTTAAAATTAATTCTAAGTATTTTGTTAATAGATTAAAACTTCAGGAATGGGCCGACAAAATGTGCGGAAAATAA
- a CDS encoding Uma2 family endonuclease, whose protein sequence is MDNTAKNNSYTYVDYMKYPENKRIELIEGTIYDMSPAPSRIHQGIIMELSTIINNYIKSNNGNCKVYSAPFDVFLSNDDNINNCRNIIQPDISVICDKNKLDDKGCMGAPDLIIEIVSPFNPSNDYIRKLALYDLYKVREYWIVNPMKKSILVYRLDDTMHYGAPEIYSFTDKIKVGIYNDLDIDFNTLDV, encoded by the coding sequence ATGGATAATACAGCTAAAAATAATTCATATACTTATGTTGATTATATGAAATACCCTGAAAATAAGAGAATTGAGCTTATAGAAGGTACAATATATGATATGTCACCCGCTCCATCAAGAATACATCAAGGCATCATCATGGAGCTTTCTACTATCATAAATAACTATATTAAGTCTAACAATGGTAACTGCAAAGTATATTCCGCTCCTTTTGATGTATTTCTATCTAATGATGATAACATTAATAATTGCAGAAACATTATTCAGCCTGATATATCTGTAATATGTGATAAGAATAAATTAGACGACAAGGGATGCATGGGTGCTCCTGATTTAATCATTGAAATAGTATCACCCTTTAATCCATCAAATGATTATATAAGAAAGTTGGCTTTATATGATTTATATAAAGTACGTGAATACTGGATAGTAAATCCTATGAAGAAAAGTATATTAGTATATAGACTTGATGATACAATGCATTATGGAGCTCCTGAAATTTATTCATTTACGGACAAAATAAAAGTTGGAATATATAATGACCTGGATATTGATTTTAATACTTTAGATGTGTAG
- a CDS encoding NUDIX domain-containing protein gives MDDNSKSNILEKLDKLRAIFSSVEDQSKNIEKEHDGIYMFFSFDIVNSTSFKEKFQDKWRGVISAFYDISEKVMTAVINNKEFSKIETWKYVGDEILFYKKLSSRKELLWNVRCAYYAQELIYKKLCDSDEDKIVKPNIHIKTTVWIGKCSEKTNDSKNQIYASYEKVNNEEKYGAKTLKIDFLGPDIDAGFRISKYAEKGKLVVSAKLACLLYKLMIGNDEILTSEEKMIIKSCLKIVSYEQLKGVWGNRHYPIVWFDHNWDRPNDMFDYDDYFISKIARNILTCNSEFEKSIYTLDILPKVYDDINRENDIDDILDYLEKLENGEIKREMIDSTRKNYVNSEVHCVAMCFYNNEEVFVAKRSNNRKRFKGAWDLGYGKINNNEKWTECLKKEYKENFDLDLKFEEDITPIATYYLNKDGIIIPGIIFAADVEKKQEKLNTVKYSEVAWVKIKDIDEFFNDKDTVDKLVYNIKKAVKIRQLQI, from the coding sequence ATGGATGATAACTCAAAAAGTAATATTTTAGAGAAATTAGATAAGCTAAGAGCTATTTTTTCTTCAGTAGAAGATCAGTCGAAAAATATAGAAAAAGAACATGATGGTATTTACATGTTCTTTTCTTTTGATATTGTAAATTCGACATCATTTAAAGAAAAATTCCAGGATAAATGGAGAGGTGTAATTTCTGCATTCTATGATATTTCAGAAAAGGTTATGACTGCAGTTATTAATAATAAAGAATTTTCTAAGATTGAAACATGGAAGTATGTTGGAGATGAAATATTATTTTATAAAAAGTTAAGTAGTAGGAAGGAATTGCTTTGGAATGTAAGATGTGCATATTATGCTCAAGAACTAATATATAAAAAACTTTGTGATTCAGATGAAGACAAGATTGTTAAACCCAATATACATATTAAAACAACTGTATGGATAGGTAAGTGTTCTGAAAAAACAAATGATAGTAAAAATCAAATTTATGCTAGTTATGAAAAAGTAAATAATGAGGAAAAATATGGGGCCAAAACTTTGAAAATAGATTTTTTAGGACCAGATATAGATGCTGGGTTTAGAATATCTAAATATGCTGAAAAAGGAAAACTGGTAGTTAGTGCTAAATTAGCTTGCTTATTATATAAGTTAATGATAGGTAATGATGAAATACTTACCAGTGAGGAAAAAATGATAATAAAATCTTGCCTTAAAATTGTATCATATGAACAGTTAAAGGGTGTATGGGGTAATAGGCATTATCCAATAGTATGGTTTGATCATAATTGGGATAGACCTAACGATATGTTTGATTATGATGACTATTTTATATCAAAAATTGCTAGGAATATACTTACATGTAATAGTGAATTTGAAAAAAGTATTTATACATTAGATATTTTGCCCAAAGTTTATGATGATATAAATAGAGAAAATGATATTGATGATATATTGGATTATTTGGAAAAACTAGAAAATGGTGAAATAAAAAGAGAAATGATAGATAGTACAAGAAAAAACTATGTAAATTCAGAGGTCCATTGTGTAGCAATGTGTTTTTATAATAACGAAGAAGTATTTGTTGCTAAGAGATCTAATAATAGAAAAAGGTTTAAAGGGGCTTGGGATTTAGGATACGGAAAAATCAATAATAATGAAAAGTGGACAGAATGTCTCAAGAAAGAGTATAAAGAAAATTTTGACTTGGATTTAAAATTTGAAGAAGATATAACACCTATAGCTACTTATTATTTGAATAAAGATGGAATAATAATACCAGGTATAATATTTGCGGCAGATGTAGAAAAAAAACAAGAGAAGCTCAATACAGTTAAATATTCAGAAGTTGCATGGGTAAAAATTAAAGATATTGATGAATTTTTTAATGATAAGGATACTGTAGATAAATTAGTATACAATATAAAAAAAGCTGTAAAAATAAGACAATTACAAATTTGA